A window of Flavobacterium flavigenum contains these coding sequences:
- a CDS encoding DUF4293 domain-containing protein, translating to MIQRIQTIYLLLTFLVTGVLLFFVPLWTVNGKDFYFMQDQVYTILLGLSTMLTIISIISYKKRQNQFVMGRLNIILNLILLGLFVYRSLNLSGETANVVSEKGIGMFLPIVAIVLLVLANKAIKKDEDLVKSVDRLR from the coding sequence ATGATACAACGAATTCAAACAATATATCTGCTACTCACCTTTTTGGTAACCGGAGTTTTACTCTTTTTTGTTCCGCTTTGGACAGTAAACGGAAAAGATTTTTACTTTATGCAGGATCAAGTCTATACCATATTATTAGGCTTGAGTACAATGTTAACTATTATTAGTATTATATCATACAAAAAAAGACAAAATCAGTTTGTCATGGGCAGACTGAACATCATATTAAATTTAATTTTATTAGGATTATTTGTTTACCGTTCACTAAATTTATCTGGAGAAACTGCTAATGTTGTTTCTGAGAAAGGTATTGGGATGTTTCTTCCTATTGTTGCTATCGTGTTATTAGTTTTAGCTAATAAGGCCATCAAAAAGGACGAAGATCTTGTAAAATCTGTTGACCGTTTGAGATAA
- a CDS encoding response regulator has protein sequence MAHKIRIHLADDHLVLIDGLINLLSTVSEFEIVGSSSNGLNIFDEVTTNNAHILVLDLSMPEKDGIEVLKEFQQKGYPCKVIILSSYDDLKIIREVMNLGASGYLTKKCAGENIIEAIEVVNEGQEYFCNSVREKIFNTFTENNPKLNKKNIVPENSILTCRELEIVTLISLEYSGKEISEQLFISTNTVETHRKNIMKKLQTKNTIGLVKYAIKNNLIKS, from the coding sequence ATGGCACATAAAATAAGAATACACCTAGCAGATGACCATTTAGTACTTATTGATGGATTGATAAATTTATTAAGTACTGTTTCTGAATTCGAGATTGTAGGTTCATCCTCTAATGGTTTGAATATTTTCGATGAAGTAACAACCAACAATGCCCACATTCTGGTACTTGATCTTAGTATGCCTGAGAAAGACGGCATTGAAGTTTTAAAAGAGTTTCAGCAAAAAGGATACCCTTGCAAGGTCATCATCCTGTCCAGCTATGATGATTTAAAAATAATCAGGGAAGTAATGAATTTAGGTGCTAGTGGCTATCTCACTAAAAAATGTGCAGGTGAAAATATAATCGAAGCCATTGAAGTAGTCAATGAAGGACAAGAATATTTTTGCAATTCTGTAAGAGAAAAAATCTTCAATACTTTTACTGAAAACAACCCTAAATTAAATAAAAAGAATATCGTTCCTGAAAATTCAATCTTAACATGTAGGGAATTAGAAATTGTAACCCTAATTTCACTTGAGTATAGCGGAAAAGAAATAAGCGAACAATTATTTATAAGCACCAATACTGTAGAAACCCATCGCAAAAATATTATGAAAAAACTGCAGACAAAAAACACTATTGGACTTGTAAAATATGCTATTAAAAATAATTTGATTAAATCCTAA
- a CDS encoding tetratricopeptide repeat-containing sensor histidine kinase, with product MLDFRNFRILFFISFFCIAAVGQKKVFTDKELLKLYNQATTNLHNEDYEKSLIQSRLLLNHSLLSQNYNLIGKAYNTIAANFDGISEPEKALFYYKKSLIYAEKANDLELQNWLYNNIGNIYCFDKKKYEKGISYYIKSLYFSRLTKDSSQFFFTKLNIAWAYFDIGRFSEGYPYLKYINKYNDKYGMETTAAVTNMLNGMYYSYTKDNPKADYNFKKGIENAIKYDEKTDLSYIYQEYSKFLSKNKNFEAAYKNLSAFQQLNDEINFQDKAKKAKIAGINLEIDEYKREIDKMGIESKKREKLFHSESARKNKMTTIILSLFLISLILFYFFYQNTKLKQKNRIKDIQNKINQNLINATIDGQENERKKIALFLHDTISASLSSAGMHLNVFLSQHSSLPAEITKTKLILDETHDKVRDLSHDLIPTLLARFGLLYALDDLCEKYSNSTLHFEYQNSIPIKKRYTEKFETRLYFIISELLNNVIKHSDASKALVCLIENHNEMIIEIKDNGKGFDINKFNFVEGFGLHQIKARINNLNGQFDVKSKINEGTSINISVPLNS from the coding sequence ATGTTGGATTTTCGCAATTTTAGAATTCTTTTTTTTATTTCATTTTTTTGTATCGCTGCAGTTGGTCAAAAGAAAGTTTTTACTGACAAGGAATTATTAAAACTTTACAACCAGGCAACCACAAATCTTCACAATGAAGATTATGAAAAATCATTAATACAATCCAGATTACTACTAAATCACTCTCTTTTATCACAGAATTATAATTTAATAGGAAAAGCATACAATACAATTGCAGCTAATTTTGATGGCATCTCAGAACCTGAAAAAGCCCTTTTTTATTACAAAAAAAGCTTAATATATGCTGAAAAAGCAAATGATTTAGAACTTCAGAACTGGCTATACAATAATATTGGTAACATTTATTGTTTTGATAAAAAAAAATACGAAAAAGGAATTTCTTATTATATTAAATCATTATATTTCAGCAGATTAACCAAGGATTCTTCACAATTTTTTTTCACTAAGCTTAATATAGCCTGGGCCTATTTTGATATTGGGCGTTTCTCAGAGGGATATCCTTATCTAAAATATATTAATAAATACAACGATAAATACGGCATGGAAACCACAGCCGCCGTTACCAATATGCTTAATGGCATGTACTATAGTTATACAAAAGATAATCCTAAAGCGGATTACAATTTCAAAAAGGGTATTGAAAATGCCATAAAATACGATGAAAAAACTGATTTATCCTACATCTATCAGGAATATTCAAAATTTTTATCTAAAAATAAAAATTTTGAAGCTGCTTATAAAAACTTAAGCGCTTTTCAGCAATTAAATGACGAAATTAATTTTCAGGATAAGGCAAAAAAAGCAAAAATTGCAGGAATAAATCTCGAAATTGACGAATACAAAAGAGAGATAGACAAAATGGGCATTGAAAGTAAAAAACGGGAAAAATTATTTCACTCTGAAAGTGCCCGCAAAAACAAGATGACAACTATCATCTTATCATTATTCCTTATTAGCCTTATCTTATTTTACTTTTTCTATCAAAACACAAAATTGAAACAAAAAAACAGAATTAAAGACATTCAGAATAAAATAAATCAAAACCTAATCAATGCTACTATTGACGGTCAGGAAAACGAACGGAAAAAGATCGCTTTGTTTTTGCATGATACTATCAGTGCTTCATTATCTTCGGCCGGAATGCATTTGAATGTTTTTTTATCCCAGCACAGTAGTCTGCCTGCTGAGATAACAAAAACAAAATTAATTTTAGACGAAACCCATGATAAGGTCAGAGATCTTTCCCATGATCTTATTCCCACCTTATTGGCACGTTTTGGTTTGTTATATGCTCTGGATGATTTATGTGAAAAATATTCAAATTCCACATTACATTTTGAATACCAAAATTCGATTCCAATCAAAAAAAGATACACTGAAAAATTTGAAACCAGGCTTTATTTTATCATTTCTGAGCTTTTGAACAACGTTATAAAACATAGCGATGCAAGTAAAGCATTAGTTTGCCTGATTGAAAATCATAACGAGATGATTATTGAAATTAAAGATAACGGCAAAGGGTTTGATATAAACAAATTTAATTTTGTGGAAGGATTTGGTCTTCATCAAATAAAGGCTAGAATAAACAACCTGAATGGACAATTTGATGTCAAATCTAAAATTAATGAAGGAACCTCAATTAATATAAGTGTTCCATTAAATAGCTAA
- a CDS encoding tetratricopeptide repeat-containing sensor histidine kinase, whose product MHQIRVIFLSLILLICFSSNFYSQNKILSKNEIEKLVTDATKNWKIHDYEKSLTQSRTALKNAIAINDNYLIARCYNLIGVNFDDLLMLDKAYPFYIKALYYIDKTENNILKSKIHNNLANICFFEKKQYNQGIFHYKKALEYSNKASDKAKIYLRKLNITWAYFEVGNFKESLGYFKYINEFKQHGDESTQVAFNMLNGIYYDHKNDTLKANFYFSKAIALGNNSDEKFDLSIAHQKYAAFLFKNKDYKKAYENILAFNRITNEIADLAKQKKTKLAGVNLELDEFKREVDKIEAQYKKKQQILQREQSRHKKVFSIIVVLFLIITIIFYFFYQNTKLKQKNRIKNIQNKIHQNIINASIDGQESERKRVALFLHDTISASLSSAGMHLNVFLSQNSTVPDEIIKTKFILDETHDKVRDLSHDLLPTLLVRFGLLYALDDLCEKYSNSTLHFEYQNTISSKKRYAEKFETRLYFIISELLNNIIKHSKATRAEVSLSETENHKHLVIKITDNGKGFDINDFNFVEGFGLNQIKARINNLNGQFDVKSKINEGTSIKITVPLGD is encoded by the coding sequence ATGCATCAAATCCGGGTTATTTTTCTATCGCTTATTTTACTAATTTGTTTTAGCAGCAATTTTTATTCTCAAAATAAAATTCTCTCTAAAAATGAAATTGAGAAATTAGTAACAGATGCGACTAAAAACTGGAAAATACATGACTATGAAAAATCATTGACACAATCCAGAACTGCTTTAAAAAACGCTATTGCTATTAATGACAATTATCTAATTGCAAGGTGTTACAATCTAATTGGAGTAAATTTTGATGACTTGCTTATGCTGGATAAAGCATATCCATTTTATATAAAAGCTTTATATTATATTGATAAAACAGAAAATAATATTTTAAAAAGTAAAATCCACAACAATTTAGCTAATATCTGTTTTTTTGAAAAAAAGCAATATAATCAAGGTATATTTCATTATAAAAAAGCTCTTGAATACAGTAATAAAGCATCTGATAAAGCTAAAATATACCTTAGAAAACTTAATATTACCTGGGCCTATTTTGAAGTAGGAAATTTCAAAGAAAGTTTAGGATATTTTAAATATATAAATGAATTTAAACAACATGGAGATGAATCAACACAGGTTGCCTTTAATATGTTAAATGGAATTTATTATGATCATAAAAATGATACCCTAAAAGCAAATTTTTATTTCTCGAAGGCAATTGCATTAGGAAATAACAGTGATGAGAAGTTTGATTTATCGATAGCCCATCAAAAATATGCTGCTTTTTTATTTAAAAACAAGGATTATAAAAAGGCTTATGAAAATATATTAGCATTCAATCGCATTACGAATGAAATTGCTGATTTAGCAAAACAAAAAAAAACAAAACTTGCCGGGGTTAATCTTGAGCTGGACGAATTTAAAAGAGAGGTTGATAAAATTGAGGCTCAATACAAAAAAAAGCAACAAATATTACAAAGAGAACAATCACGGCATAAAAAAGTATTCAGTATAATTGTTGTTTTATTTCTCATTATAACTATTATTTTTTATTTTTTTTATCAAAATACAAAACTGAAACAAAAAAACAGAATAAAAAATATTCAGAATAAAATACACCAAAACATCATTAATGCCAGTATTGACGGACAGGAAAGCGAACGGAAAAGAGTTGCCTTATTTTTGCACGACACCATTAGTGCCTCACTCTCATCTGCAGGTATGCATTTGAATGTGTTTTTATCTCAAAACAGCACTGTTCCTGATGAAATCATAAAAACAAAATTTATTCTGGACGAAACACATGATAAAGTTAGAGATCTTTCACATGATCTCCTTCCTACTTTATTAGTTCGTTTCGGATTATTATATGCCCTTGATGATTTATGCGAAAAATATTCAAATTCTACATTGCATTTTGAATATCAGAATACCATTTCAAGTAAAAAAAGATATGCTGAAAAATTTGAAACCAGACTCTATTTTATTATTTCTGAACTACTGAATAATATTATAAAACATAGCAAGGCCACCAGGGCTGAAGTTTCATTATCAGAAACAGAAAACCATAAACATTTGGTTATCAAAATTACGGATAACGGAAAAGGATTTGATATTAATGATTTTAATTTTGTTGAAGGATTTGGACTTAATCAGATAAAAGCCAGAATAAATAACCTGAATGGACAATTTGATGTGAAATCAAAGATTAACGAGGGGACTTCCATTAAAATAACGGTTCCTCTTGGAGATTGA
- a CDS encoding metallophosphoesterase family protein has product MKKILLLSDTHSHIDDTILKYVAQADEVWHAGDIGDLNVTDTIKKLKPLRCVYGNIDDAQARLEFPLHNRFLCEEVSVWITHIGGYPGKYNPAIKEEMQNNPPKLFICGHSHILKVIFDKKNNLLHMNPGAAGKSGFHQVRTMLRFVIEGDKIKDLEIIEIDKRV; this is encoded by the coding sequence ATGAAAAAAATCCTCCTGCTTTCAGATACGCACAGTCATATTGATGACACAATTCTAAAATATGTTGCGCAGGCTGATGAAGTATGGCATGCAGGAGATATTGGAGATTTGAATGTTACCGACACTATAAAAAAATTAAAACCACTGCGTTGTGTTTATGGTAATATTGATGATGCTCAGGCTCGATTAGAATTTCCGCTCCACAATCGTTTCCTTTGCGAAGAAGTTTCTGTTTGGATTACGCATATAGGAGGATATCCAGGAAAATATAATCCTGCCATTAAAGAAGAAATGCAAAATAATCCCCCAAAATTATTCATTTGTGGTCATTCACATATTTTGAAGGTGATATTTGATAAAAAAAATAATCTGCTGCATATGAATCCGGGAGCAGCGGGCAAAAGCGGCTTTCATCAGGTTCGTACGATGTTACGCTTTGTAATTGAAGGAGATAAAATAAAAGATTTAGAAATCATCGAAATAGATAAAAGAGTTTAA
- a CDS encoding helix-turn-helix domain-containing protein yields MNRKVKFNYAFKLECVELVLKKHYSNVYVSRLKGLDESNIRKWVAFYKAYGKDGLLPRRNHNYTVDFKLKVLKAIKKESLSLRETSVKFNIADAAILLK; encoded by the coding sequence ATGAACAGAAAAGTAAAATTCAATTATGCATTTAAGTTAGAATGTGTAGAATTAGTTTTAAAGAAACATTATTCGAACGTGTATGTTTCAAGATTGAAGGGTTTGGACGAGTCCAATATCCGTAAATGGGTAGCTTTTTATAAAGCATACGGCAAAGACGGCTTATTACCTAGAAGGAATCATAATTATACGGTTGATTTTAAGTTAAAGGTTCTAAAAGCCATTAAAAAAGAATCACTTTCCTTACGCGAGACCTCGGTGAAGTTTAATATTGCCGATGCAGCTATTCTGTTAAAATAG